The segment CAGAGAATCGACTGCTCGTCGTTGCCGCGCTCGGGCAGGCGCGGCTTCATGCGCTGCGGGTCGAGAATGCCGGCCTTGTCCATGACGAAGCGGCTCTTGATGCCCGAGGCTTTTTCAATGAACGCTGCGTCAGAGACCGGCGCCGCTTCGATTTCACCGCGCTCGATGGCCGCGGCGTTGTCCTGGTTGAACTGTTGCGACCAGGTGTTGAAGGAGGCCACCAGTTCTTCGTTGGAAATACTTTGGGCCGGGGTATACAGGCCGGTGCCGCTGATCACGACGTTATGCACGGTCGTTCCTCTGGTCAGAGGCCATCGCCACGCGGCGCTGGCCGGGAAAAGGGCAACATAATGGCACCTTGGTGCCAATTCAGAGACGAGGGCTGTGCCCTCGATCGCCGGCAAGCTGGCTCCTACAGGGGGACGCGAAACCATGTAGGAGCAGGCTTGCCTGCGATGGGCCGCAAAGCGGCCCAAATTCCGCCAAGTTTGCCACAAGTCGAGGGCGTTAGGCTTCCACCTGACTCCACTGCTTGCTCAGGCGTTTGTCGGAAACCGCCACCTTGGTGCCCAACTGCTGGGCGAACAACGACACCCGGTATTCCTCCAGCAGCCAGCGGTACAGGGCCAGTTGCTCGTCACGCTTGCCCTCCTGGGCATGCTTGTCGGCGCGGGCCTTGTATTGCGCCCAGCAGTTGTTCAGCTCGGCGCTCCACACCCGGTCCTTCTGCACTTGCGAGCCAAGTTTCTCCAGGCGCAGTTCCACCGCCTTGAGGTAGCGCGGCAGCTCCTTTAACCAGGTACCCGGGGTTTCGCGCACGAAGCCCGGGTACACCAGGTTGGCCAGTTGTTGCTTGATATCGTTCAGCGCCACCGCCTGGCTGAGGTCGATCTTGCCCTTGAAGCGCTTTTGCAGGCCATGCCACAGCTTGAGCACTTCAAGCGTAAGGCGGGCCAGGCGCTCGGCATGCTCGGCCCAGTCGCCGCGCTTGCGCTCGGCCAGCGATGCCAGGCCGGCGCCGTCGCGCGGCAGCGGGTCCTCCCCTTCCAGCACGCAGCTGTCCAGGCTGGCCAGCAGAATGTCTTCGACCAACGCATCGACCCGGCCCAGCTCGCGGTACAGCAAGCCCAGCTCGGTCAGCCCCGGCAGCTTGCTGCGCAGGAACTTGGCCGGCTCTGCCAGTTGTTGCAGCAGCAGGCGCTGCAGGGCGCGGCGGTGCTGGAACTCGGCTTCGGCCTGGGTGGAGAACCGCCCCTCGCGCACCGTGCCGTTTTCTTCGACCAGTGCCGGGTAGACGGTCATCGACAGCCCGGCGATCTTCTGCTGGGCGGTCTGCGCCACCTCGGTGAAGGCCTTGGCCTGCACCGGCTGGTCGGCCTTTTCGCTGCGCGGCATCGCCAGCGCCGCCTGGCTCGCGGCAGCGAAGCGTGCGGTCAGCTCGGCCAGGTCGCGGCCTTCACCAAGGAACTTGCCCTGGCCATCGACCACCTCGATGTTCATCCGCAGGTGGCCTTCGACCAGCGAAGCGGCTTCGGCCCAGGCCTCGTCGGACACCCGCGCGCCGGTCATGCGCAGCAGCTCCTGGCCCAGGGCCTGGGGCAGCGCACCCTGGGCGAAACTCATGCGCGACAGCGCCGCCTTGACGAAGTCCGGCACCGGCACGAAGTTCTTGCGCAGCGCCTTGGGCAGGTTGCGCACCAAGGCGATGCACTTGGCCTCCAGCAGCCCCGGTACCAGCCATTCCAGGCGCTCGCCCGGCAGGTTGGGCAGCAGCGGCGCTGGCACCCGCACGGTCACGCCGTCGCGGGGGTGGTTGGGCTCGAAGTGGTAGCTCAGCGACAGGCGCAGCTCGCCGACCTGCAGGTGGTCGGGGTACTGCGCGGCGGTGACCTCGCTGGCCTCGCGGGCCAGCACGTCCTCTTCGCGCATGATCAGCAGGTTGGCGTCCTTCTGGCTGGTGGTGCGGTACCAGCTGTCGAAGGTCGCGCTCTGGTGGATCTCTTCGGGCAGGCGCGCCTCGTAGAAGGCGTACAGGGTTTCTTCGTCGGCCAGGATATCGCGCCGACGCGCCTTGGCTTCCAGCTCGTCGAGCTGTTCAAGCAGGCGTTTGTTGGCTGCCAGGCACCTGGCCCGGGACTGGATTTCACCCCCCACCAGAGCCTCGCGGATGAACAGCTCGCGGGAGGTGACCGGGTCGATCGGGCCATAGTGCACCGGCCGGCGGCCTACCAGGATCAGCCCGTACAGGGTGATCTGCTCGTAAGCCACCACCTGGCCGCGCTTCTTCTCCCAGTGCGGCTCGAAGTGATTCTTCTTGATCAGGTGGCCGGCCAGCGGCTCGATCCAGTCCGGCTCGATTTTCGCCACCATGCGCGCGTACAGCTTGGTGGTTTCTACCAGTTCTGCGGTCATCACCCACTGCGGGCGCTTGCGGCCGATGCCCGACGAGGGGTGCACCCAGAACCTGCGCTGGCGCGCGCCCTGGTAGTCGCCTTCTTCGGTCTTCTGGCCGATCTGGCTGAGCAGGCCGCTGAGGATGGCCTTGTGCATGCGCAGGTAATCGCACGGCTCTTTATTGACCGCCAGTTGCAGCTCGCGGCAGATCAGCGACAGCTGGCGGTGCGCATCGCGCCACTCGCGCAGGCGCAGGTAGTTGAGGAAGTTCTTGCGGCACCAGTTGCGCAAGGGGCTTGCAGTCAGCGCCTGGCGCTGCTCCTCGAAGCCACGCCACAGGTTCACCAGGGCGGCGAAGTCCGAGTCGACGTCCTTCCACTGCGCATGGGCCTGGTCGGCGGCCTGCTGGCGCTCCGGCGGGCGCTCGCGGGGGTCTTGCACCGACAGGGCACTGGCGACGATCAGCACTTCCTGCAGGCTGCCCTGGCGTGCGCCTTCAAGCAGCATGCGGCCCATGCGCGGGTCGATCGGCAGGCGCGCCAGCTGGCGACCCAGCGGGGTGAGCTGGTTCTCGCGGTTGACCGCCGACAGCTCCTGCAGCAGGTTGAAGCCGTCGCTGATGGCCTTGCCATCCGGCGGCTCGATGAACGGGAAGGCATCGATGGCGCCCAGGCGCAGGTGCAGCATCTGCAGGATCACCGCCGCCAGGTTGGTACGCAGGATCTCCGGGTCGGTGAACGCCGGGCGGCCGTTGAAGTCGTCTTCGCTGTACAGGCGGATGCAGATGCCCGGCTCGACCCGGCCGCAACGGCCCTTACGCTGGTTGGCGCTGGCCTGCGACACCGCCTCGATGGGCAGGCGCTGCACCTTGGCGCGGTAGCTGTAGCGGCTGATGCGCGCGGTACCGCTGTCGATCACGTAGCGGATGCCCGGTACGGTCAGCGAGGTCTCGGCGACGTTGGTCGCCAATACCACCCGCCGGCCACTGTGGGACTGGAAGATCTTCTGCTGCTCGGCCGGGGTCAGGCGCGCGTACAGCGGCAAGATTTCGGTGTGGCGCAACTGCGCCTTGCGCAGCATGTCGGCTGCGTCGCGGATCTCTCGCTCGCCAGGCAGGAACACCAGCACATCGCCTGGGCCCTTGCCCTGGCTGCGCTCGTGGTGGGCGATTTCGTCGAGGGTGGCGAGGATCGCCTGGTCGACGGAGATATCATCCTCGACCTGGTTGCCCTCCTCGTCCTGCTCGCGGGTCAGCGGGCGGTACCAGGTGTCCACCGGGTAGGTGCGGCCCGACACCTCGATGATCGGCGCGCCATCGAAGTGCTTGGAGAAGCGCTCAAGGTCGATGGTCGCCGAGGTGATGATCAGCTTGAGCTCGGGGCGCCGGTGCAGCAGGGTCTTGAGGTAGCCGAGCAGAAAATCGATGTTCAGGCTGCGCTCGTGGGCCTCGTCGACGATGATCGTGTCGTAGCGCTCGAGAAAGCGGTCGTGCTGGGTTTCGGCCAGCAGGATGCCATCGGTCATCAGCTTGACCAGGGTGTTCGAATCGCTCTGGTCTTCGAAGCGCACCTGGTAGCCCACCAGTGCCCCCAGCGGCGTGCCCAGCTCTTCGGCAACCCGCGCCGCCACGCTGCGCGCAGCGATACGCCGCGGTTGCGTGTGAGCGATCAGGCCATGGCTGCCGCGACCAAGTTCCAGGCAGATCTTCGGCAACTGGGTGGTCTTGCCCGAGCCGGTTTCGCCGGCGATCACCAGCACCTGGTGTTCGGCCAGGGCTTTTTTGATCTCGTCACGCTTGGCCGCGATCGGCAGGCTGTCGTCGTAACGGATGTTCGGCACGCTCTGCTGGCGCGCGGTGACCTGGGCGAAGGAGGCCTGGACCTTTTCCACCCACTGCGCAAGCTTGGCCTCGTCCGGGCGCTTGCGCAGTTCGTGCAGTTGCCGGCGCAGGCGATGGCGGTCGGCAATCATGGCGTGGTCGAGGTTGTTCAGCAGTTGGTCGATGGCGTGGTCTGTCATGGGGCTTTTTAGTGATGCAGGTGGGCCTGCTTGTACATGATCGGCATTGGTATGGGCTGCGATTGTCGCAGATTTGCCGGGTTGGTGCCGCCTGAACCGGCCGCAGGGGTGAATGTCGTGCGGTCCCTGTAGGAGCCGGCTTGCCGGCGATAGGGCCGGTACAGGCAGCACAAATGTTTAGCCAGGCCCAATGTAAAGGTTGCCATTCACTGCTTTAATCAACCTTACAGCGCATGTGAGTATCAAAGGCATGATCCCCGCCCAGCCCATCGCCCCACCGCACTCGCGCCCTTCGCTACCGAAGGCCCGCAGCCGTGCCGGCGAGAATCCGCTGGTGCACATCATCCTCGCCTTCTGGGCCCTGTGGCACTGCCGCCACGCACGCCCACCGGACACCTCGCCCGCCCAGCACTGAAACCCACCGGCCCTGGCGCCGGCCCAATCAGTCCGACCGTACCTTCAACCAGGGCGGTCCCGTGCGCCCGTGGGCGCGAGCGAACCAACATGCACTTTGCCCCAGCAGAGCAGGCCCGACGTTTTCTGGCCGACAACCCCGATATCGAACTGATCGAGCTGTTCATCCTCGACGCCAATGGCGTGCCCCGCGGCAAGCTGCTGCACCGCGACGAGCTGCTGGCGGTGTACGAAAGCGGCCGGCCACTGCCCAGTACCATCCTCGGCCTGACCCTCAACGGCGACGACGTGGAGAACTCCGGCCTGGTGTGGGACGTCGGCGACATCGACTGCCGCGCCTACCCGCTGGACGCCAGCCTGGTGCGCCTGCCGTGGCGCCGGGTGCCGACCGCTGCGTTGCAGGTGAGCATGCACCCCACAGAAGGCCTGCCGGCCAGCGTCGCCGACCCGCGCCATGTGCTGCTGCGCGTCATCGAGGCGCTCAAGGCCGACGGCTACCACCCGGTGATGGCCTGCGAGCTGGAGTTCTACCTGCTCGACCAGAAGCGCAACGCCCATGGCCACCCGCAGCCGGCACTGGACAACGACGGCGGCCGGCCGCGCAGCACCCAGGTGTACGGGCTGCGCGAGCTGGAGCAGATCGAGCCGTTCCTCGCCGACCTGTATGCCGCCTGCAAGGCGCAAGGCATCCCGGCGCGCACGGCGATTTCCGAATACGCCCCGGGCCAGGTGGAGATCACCCTGGAGCACGGCGACGCCCTGCTGGCCATGGACCAGGCCGTGCGCTACAAGCGCCTGGTCAAGGGCGTGGCCCATGCCCACGGCATGCAGGCCTGCTTCATGGCCAAGCCGTTCGACCATTTGGCCGGCACCGGCATGCACATGCACCTGAGCCTGGCCGACGCCGACGGCAACAACCTGTTCGCCAGCACTGACCCGGCCGGCACGCCGCTGCTGCGCCAGGCGGTGGGCGGCATGCTGCAGCACTTGCGCGAGTCGCTGCTGCTGTTTTGCCCCAACGCCAATTCGTACCGGCGCTTTCAGGCCAACAGCTACGCGCCGCTGGCGCCGACCTGGGGTGTGGACAACCGCACCGTCAGCCTGCGCGTGCCGGGCGGGCCGGCTGCCAGCCGGCATGTTGAGCACCGTATCTGCGGCGCAGACGCCAACCCCTACCTGGCCGCTGCCGCCATTCTGGCCGCCAGCCATGCCGGCATTCGCCAGCAGCTCGACCCCGGCGCGCCGGTGCAAGGCAACGGCTATGCCCAGGCCACCGAGCACCTGCCCACCGACTGGCTGACTACCCTCGATGCCCTGGAGCGTTCGGCCTGGGCCCGCGAAATGCTCGGCGAGGCGTTCGTCGGCGTGTACCTGAAGGTCAAGCGCGCCGAGTACCGCCAGTTCATGGCCGAAGTCAGCGAGCAGGACTGGCG is part of the Pseudomonas fakonensis genome and harbors:
- the hrpA gene encoding ATP-dependent RNA helicase HrpA, whose product is MTDHAIDQLLNNLDHAMIADRHRLRRQLHELRKRPDEAKLAQWVEKVQASFAQVTARQQSVPNIRYDDSLPIAAKRDEIKKALAEHQVLVIAGETGSGKTTQLPKICLELGRGSHGLIAHTQPRRIAARSVAARVAEELGTPLGALVGYQVRFEDQSDSNTLVKLMTDGILLAETQHDRFLERYDTIIVDEAHERSLNIDFLLGYLKTLLHRRPELKLIITSATIDLERFSKHFDGAPIIEVSGRTYPVDTWYRPLTREQDEEGNQVEDDISVDQAILATLDEIAHHERSQGKGPGDVLVFLPGEREIRDAADMLRKAQLRHTEILPLYARLTPAEQQKIFQSHSGRRVVLATNVAETSLTVPGIRYVIDSGTARISRYSYRAKVQRLPIEAVSQASANQRKGRCGRVEPGICIRLYSEDDFNGRPAFTDPEILRTNLAAVILQMLHLRLGAIDAFPFIEPPDGKAISDGFNLLQELSAVNRENQLTPLGRQLARLPIDPRMGRMLLEGARQGSLQEVLIVASALSVQDPRERPPERQQAADQAHAQWKDVDSDFAALVNLWRGFEEQRQALTASPLRNWCRKNFLNYLRLREWRDAHRQLSLICRELQLAVNKEPCDYLRMHKAILSGLLSQIGQKTEEGDYQGARQRRFWVHPSSGIGRKRPQWVMTAELVETTKLYARMVAKIEPDWIEPLAGHLIKKNHFEPHWEKKRGQVVAYEQITLYGLILVGRRPVHYGPIDPVTSRELFIREALVGGEIQSRARCLAANKRLLEQLDELEAKARRRDILADEETLYAFYEARLPEEIHQSATFDSWYRTTSQKDANLLIMREEDVLAREASEVTAAQYPDHLQVGELRLSLSYHFEPNHPRDGVTVRVPAPLLPNLPGERLEWLVPGLLEAKCIALVRNLPKALRKNFVPVPDFVKAALSRMSFAQGALPQALGQELLRMTGARVSDEAWAEAASLVEGHLRMNIEVVDGQGKFLGEGRDLAELTARFAAASQAALAMPRSEKADQPVQAKAFTEVAQTAQQKIAGLSMTVYPALVEENGTVREGRFSTQAEAEFQHRRALQRLLLQQLAEPAKFLRSKLPGLTELGLLYRELGRVDALVEDILLASLDSCVLEGEDPLPRDGAGLASLAERKRGDWAEHAERLARLTLEVLKLWHGLQKRFKGKIDLSQAVALNDIKQQLANLVYPGFVRETPGTWLKELPRYLKAVELRLEKLGSQVQKDRVWSAELNNCWAQYKARADKHAQEGKRDEQLALYRWLLEEYRVSLFAQQLGTKVAVSDKRLSKQWSQVEA
- a CDS encoding glutamine synthetase family protein; translation: MHFAPAEQARRFLADNPDIELIELFILDANGVPRGKLLHRDELLAVYESGRPLPSTILGLTLNGDDVENSGLVWDVGDIDCRAYPLDASLVRLPWRRVPTAALQVSMHPTEGLPASVADPRHVLLRVIEALKADGYHPVMACELEFYLLDQKRNAHGHPQPALDNDGGRPRSTQVYGLRELEQIEPFLADLYAACKAQGIPARTAISEYAPGQVEITLEHGDALLAMDQAVRYKRLVKGVAHAHGMQACFMAKPFDHLAGTGMHMHLSLADADGNNLFASTDPAGTPLLRQAVGGMLQHLRESLLLFCPNANSYRRFQANSYAPLAPTWGVDNRTVSLRVPGGPAASRHVEHRICGADANPYLAAAAILAASHAGIRQQLDPGAPVQGNGYAQATEHLPTDWLTTLDALERSAWAREMLGEAFVGVYLKVKRAEYRQFMAEVSEQDWRWYLHQA